In Leishmania mexicana MHOM/GT/2001/U1103 complete genome, chromosome 20, one genomic interval encodes:
- a CDS encoding putative ras-like small GTPases → MTGDISMPCSTDEGAFMPEIRVVVLGDPRVGKTALLRQYLHHEKPSRSVGYESTLLDSYTRVDYCGAQPYRLIFTDCSSASSFREHRAAYLAKCDVVILVYSVRHRKTLLNLRHWMEEVLEARGLTGSARGASTTDLGEVPIFVVGTHYGENDSSEATNPTSTDEAESITKECIHSAGYFVHRDDTDTEEALRLNSERSQKAQQRHQRQGRKERRSPRTFHDLLLKLFHSNADGEGRDAVTSKMTLSDEVTASQKQQQQPASPVSNNGCFSSASSTPMLPQVKYGMANSKTKPGNRTATLRIPRGASTRLPLFQLSNLDGKAVDMAVRASLSLHLWLQRHEGDSAALSAAQTPHSNGATASKPEDAAVQSAPPLESSTGADGGAGAATESTIKPLTVLPATLQAHAISSALHTSDVSERSGASFIPPMVALYNVGASVSACGESAASPTLRHSRDASNVKQTAGSVPSEAQQPPQANSSTEPSRETAFSCGNGSSEVTVGAKNEVKPSDQKAFGEVGSQALARHGKKTEYRTLLNSSNVDSAVHKEKKKDDAAHSGHLQTPMTKRAELVSSSELGGTAVLGASIQAGEPTKGKTPSCLSPRNTSSAAAPNTGSSEANGVTGKMGGGHSTISGPRMQDGALPLSTAPSVATKPRGDAVTDGGTGGVSQQPTLRVEKEMNVVKEGDSAGTNSGGDRLTRTAEPVTKLPLVRESESGPSSPPVLRRPRENGSPGVFTVRAVPREAPASSAPTTNGHDNAPFAATLSSGDECVLRSPYSTPTTGAGAVKNEVAGNKSAHEREPVMLSRPPRSRSTAREPKVSQSEPRRPQKSRRTQSKRRRDRKHGKRSASSTRIIIGQQEKQKTTQCLAGGCVGM, encoded by the coding sequence ATGACAGGCGACATCTCCATGCCGTGTAGCACCGATGAAGGCGCCTTTATGCCAGAGATCCGTGTCGTGGTGCTGGGGGACCCCAGGGTCGGCAAGACAGCGTTGCTGCGGCAGTACCTCCACCATGAGAAGCCTTCCCGGTCGGTCGGTTATGAATCAACGCTGCTAGACTCTTACACCCGCGTCGACTACTGTGGTGCGCAGCCGTATCGACTGATCTTCAcagactgcagcagcgcctcatCCTTTCGCGAGCATCGCGCTGCATATTTGGCCAAGTGCGACGTCGTCATTCTGGTCTACTCGGTGCGCCATCGCAAGACGCTGCTGAATTTGCGCCACtggatggaggaggtgctcgagGCACGCGGCTTGACGGGGTCGGCGCGGGGTGCCTCCACCACCGACTTAGGCGAGGTACCCATCTTCGTTGTAGGAACACACTATGGGGAAAATGACTCATCGGAGGCGACGAACCCGACAAGCACGGATGAGGCGGAGAGCATCACTAAGGAGTGCATCCATTCCGCCGGCTATTTCGTCCACCGGGACGACACCGACACGGAGGAGGCACTCCGCTTGAATTCAGAGCGGTCACAGAAAGCTCAACAACGACATCAGCGACAGGGGCGAAAGGAGAGACGCTCTCCTCGCACTTTCCACGACTTATTGTTGAAACTCTTCCACAGCAACGCGGACGGCGAGGGCAGAGACGCGGTAACCTCGAAGATGACATTGTCAGACGAGGTGACGGCTTctcagaagcagcagcaacagccagCATCTCCCGTCAGCAACAACGGCTGTTTTTCGTCAGCGTCATCGACTCcgatgctgccgcaggtCAAATACGGCATGGCCAACAGCAAAACCAAGCCGGGCAATCGCACAGCAACGCTGCGTATCCCTCGCGGCGCGTCGACACGCTTGCCGCTCTTTCAGCTCTCCAACCTAGATGGCAAAGCGGTAGACATGGCAGTGCGCGCTTCTCTTTCACTCCACCTTTGGCTTCAGCGACATGAGGGCGACAGTGCGGCGCTATCTGCGGCGCAGACTCCGCACAGCAACGGCGCGACTGCCTCGAAGCCCGAAGACGCTGCTGTGCAAAGTGCCCCGCCGCTCGAAAGCAGCACGGGTGCggacggtggcgccggtgccgccactgAGAGCACTATCAAGCCGTTGACGGTGCTGCCTGCGACTCTGCAAGCACACGCCATCTCGAGTGCCTTGCATACGTCCGACGTTAGCGAGCGCTCTGGTGCGTCCTTCATACCACCCATGGTTGCCTTGTACAACGTCGGTGCCAGTGTCTCTGCCTGTGGCGAGTCAGCGGCGAGCCCGACGCTCAGGCACAGTCGAGACGCTTCCAACGTGAAGCAGAcggccggcagcgtgccctcggaagcgcagcagccaccgcagGCTAACAGCAGCACAGAGCCATCACGTGAGACAGCCTTCTCCTGTGGtaacggcagcagcgaagtTACGGTAGGTGCAAAGAATGAGGTAAAGCCAAGTGACCAGAAGGCCTTCGGTGAAGTCGGTAGCCAAGCCCTTGCGCGTCACGGCAAGAAGACAGAGTATAGGACACTGTTGAATTCATCCAACGTCGATTCGGCGGTGCAcaaagagaaaaagaaagatgATGCAGCGCACTCTGGCCATCTGCAGACGCCGATGACCAAAAGGGCCGAGCTAGTGTCCTCATCGGAGCTAGGCGGCACCGCGGTGTTGGGCGCATCGATACAGGCGGGTGAACCCACGAAGGGAAAGACTCCCAGCTGCCTTTCTCCACGGAACACAagctcggcagcagcgcctaACACAGGCTCCAGTGAGGCCAACGGCGTAACTGGTAAGATGGGCGGCGGGCACTCGACCATTTCCGGCCCCAGGATGCAAGACGGTGCGTTGCCCTTATCAACGGCCCCCAGCGTCGCTACGAAGCCGCGCGGAGACGCTGTCACAGACGGAGGTACCGGTGGCGTTTCGCAGCAGCCGACGTTGCGAGTGGAGAAGGAGATGAACGTCGTGAAGGAAGGTGATAGCGCCGGCACAAACAGCGGTGGCGACCGATTGACAAGGACGGCTGAACCTGTAACCAAGTTGCCCCTGGTGCGCGAGTCCGAAAGCGGCCCCAGCTCACCTCCCGTGCTTCGACGGCCTAGGGAAAATGGCAGCCCTGGGGTCTTCACAGTGCGCGCGGTGCCTAGAGAAGCGCCGGCTTCGTCAGCGCCAACAACCAACGGCCACGACAACGCCCCGTTCGCTGCGACGCTGTCCTCAGGGGACGAGTGCGTATTAAGGTCTCCATATTCGACCCCGACCACAGGCGCAGGAGCAGTCAAGAATGAGGTAGCCGGCAACAAATCAGCGCATGAGCGGGAGCCCGTGATGCTGTCCCGGCCACCGCGATCGAGGTCGACGGCGCGCGAACCGAAGGTATCACAGTCGGAGCCCCGCCGGCCGCAGAAAAGCCGCCGGACGCAGtcgaaaaggaggagggaccGCAAGCATGGGAAAAGGTCTGCCTCTTCGACCCGCATAATCATCGggcagcaggagaagcaAAAGACAACTCAGTGCCTCGCGGGCGGCTGCGTAGGCATGTAA
- a CDS encoding putative aldehyde dehydrogenase, translating to MSKLFRTVGAKGFQPFDWANAAQYASGTTPMMRVPACYINGAWVASALSDKTVTVEDPCTNQVIGAIPCMGFAETTAAIEAARAVFESWRQVMPRQRAAAVRRWGELMLKHCDVVANILSRESGKVIAEGKGEVLYAQGYADWYAGEAERIYGDIIPGPRPGVQTTVFREPVGVVGIITPWNFPAAMIMRAACGAIAAGCTVVLKPAELTPFTAMALAQLADEAGIPPGVFNVVAGDAPKIGDALVDSFDVRKISFTGSTRVGQHLYRRCSETMKKVSMELGGNAPCIVFEDADLPRAADQLIAAKFRNAGQTCICVNRALVQASVYEEFKSLVADRVRALKVGNSFDPAVKVGAVIGSATLERMTHVVEDAVEKGATVMVGGKAVGGRGYFFEPTLLTNVPHDTALCCHDELFGPVLPLLPFDTEEAAVKMANNTRAGLASYFFTSDYRRQHRVARALRYGMVGVNDSALSSPAAPFGGVKESGIGRDGSKYGIESFVDIKYVLFSTV from the coding sequence ATGTCGAAGTTGTTCCGCACAGTCGGTGCAAAGGGTTTCCAGCCCTTCGATTGGGCTAACGCGGCGCAGTACGCCTCGGGTACCACGCCAATGATGAGGGTACCGGCCTGCTACATCAACGGCGCGTGGGTAGCAAGCGCGCTCTCGGACAAGACGGTGACCGTCGAGGATCCGTGTACAAACCAGGTCATCGGGGCTATTCCATGCATGGGCTTCGCGGAGACGACGGCCGCTATCGAGGCTGCCAGGGCTGTGTTTGAGAGCTGGAGACAAGTCATGCCGCGtcagcgcgccgcagcggtgcggcgctggggAGAGCTCATGCTGAAGCACTGTGACGTCGTTGCAAACATTCTCTCTCGCGAGTCCGGCAAGGTCATCGCGGAGGGAAAGGGCGAGGTGCTGTACGCGCAAGGGTACGCGGACTGGTATGCcggcgaggcagagcggATCTACGGCGACATCATCCCCGGTCCTCGCCCAGGCGTGCAGACGACTGTCTTTCGGGAGCCGGTCGGCGTTGTGGGCATCATTACCCCGTGGAACTTCCCGGCAGCGATGATCatgcgcgccgcctgcggTGCCATCGCGGCCGGCTGCACCGTCGTGCTCAAACCTGCCGAGCTCACCCCGTTCACGGCCATGGCGCTTGCCCAGCTCGCCGACGAGGCCGGCATCCCGCCAGGCGTCTTCAACGTCGTCGCCGGTGATGCCCCCAAGATCGGCGACGCACTCGTCGACTCCTTCGACGTGCGCAAGATCTCTTTCACCGGCTCCACCCGCGTCGGCCAGCACCTCTACCGTCGGTGCTCCGAGACGATGAAGAAGGTCAGCATGGAGCTCGGCGGCAACGCGCCGTGTATCGTCTTTGAGGACGCCGACCTGCCTCGTGCCGCTGATCAGCTTATCGCCGCAAAGTTCCGCAACGCGGGCCAAACGTGCATCTGCGTGAACCGCGCGCTCGTGCAGGCGAGTGTCTATGAGGAGTTCAAGAGTCTTGTGGCCGACcgggtgcgcgcgctgaAGGTGGGCAACAGTTTTGACCCCGCTGTGAAGGTAGGTGCCGTGATTGGAAGCGCCACGCTAGAGCGCATGACTCACGTGGTGGAGGATGCTGTGGAGAAGGGGGCCACGGTGATGGTGGGTGGAAAGGCTGTGGGGGGCCGTGGCTACTTCTTCGAGCCGACGCTGCTCACCAACGTGCCGCACGACACAGCGCTGTGCTGTCACGACGAGCTTTTCGGCCCTGTTTTGCCCCTTTTGCCCTTCGACACGGAAGAGGCTGCCGTGAAGATGGCCAACAATACTCGAGCCGGGCTGGCTTCGTACTTCTTCACCAGCGATTAccgtcgccagcaccgcGTTGCGCGGGCGTTGCGCTATGGCATGGTGGGTGTCAACGACAGCGCCCTTTCCAGCCCAGCGGCTCCGTTTGGCGGGGTCAAGGAGAGTGGGATCGGCCGGGACGGGTCCAAGTACGGCATTGAATCCTTTGTCGACATCAAGTATGTCCTCTTCTCGACTGTCTAG
- a CDS encoding putative exoribonuclease 2 has product MGIAGFFLWLQRWYGDCIDNIPQDVVDAAFKGQALPHSHASAYSYDNFYVDMNGLIHPCCHDTAPLPEPENEEEMFERMFDQLDLLVRVVRPKKCLVLCVDGVAPRSKMNQQRSRRFRAADERLESDAISNACADRIVSEYHLPRPRVRERWDHNVITPSTAFMERVALALEWYIMKKLNEDAGWRHLTVVFSDAHVPGEGEHKIMQYIRGLRSQPGYDYNTSHVIHGMDADLICLGLSTHEKHVCILRNQLTETFQPDHNRFCYFNLSTYREKLMQDFANIEGMQFERVVDDFIFLCFFVGNDFLPHVPLVSIKTRGIEMLLDHYVRDFALHGYLTQLGEVDYAHLHIFLMNFTSKCMVKLTKEYYGVVRAKERAKQHVEERVTKTEAQVSEVLATLLPDRSNAQEVSDALLGLMSSARKERTRLVVDKQPLGFSYLDKTYRDAYYQHKFGWDPSTNRAAFERQIRLCCAEYLRGMQWVMRYYTKGCPSWEWYFPYHYAPLLQDLAAFTATVNVEMRMSAPLHPVEQLLAVLPRLSVHALPEELHEAVNDPKSVLGKFYPAIVNVDFSEANFSYQGVLRIPFINCEALSKACRQLVELEEDFGSTFLYCHESTSLAKQLDALTGPSNSALPLATSLAPPVVPIPASLASTMPIAGRVGRYEAEWPRHEELQCPDPGMAKSTRYGGPIKSNQVNQYRYELSTQADYRPVLMGEKTTFKNGAAAASMTSKRLGIEESPLRHRKRGRDADHITNSNDGKRKRGSSRHDDDRDGRERPRSNGEREKNGESRRRRKDGDTCEASSSPLHTSSSKHRSGHDDDARRSSESRHRSKEGKKKHSQHETRSRESKSKAHAAPSSSSARRAKKSREAKKEPRPSEKVASTTPSRHGHRQRRV; this is encoded by the coding sequence ATGGGCATTGCTGGGTTCTTTTTGTGGTTGCAGCGATGGTACGGTGACTGCATCGACAACATCCCACAGGATGTGGTAGATGCTGCCTTCAAGGGTCAGGCGCTTCCGCATAGCCATGCCAGTGCGTACTCGTACGACAACTTTTATGTGGACATGAACGGGTTGATTCACCCGTGCTGCCACGAtacggcgccgctgccggagccagagaacgaggaggagatgttTGAGCGCATGTTTGACCAGCTTGACCTCCTCGTCAGGGTGGTGCGTCCGAAGAAGTGCCTCGTGCTGTGCGTTGACGGCGTCGCCCCACGTAGCAAGATGAatcagcagcgcagccgtcgctTCCGCGCCGCAGACGAGCGCCTGGAGAGCGACGCCATCTCGAACGCCTGCGCCGACCGCATCGTCTCCGAGTATCACCTTCCCCGGCCACGCGTCCGGGAGCGCTGGGACCACAACGTCATAACCCCATCCACGGCGTTCATGGAGCGCGTTGCCCTCGCGCTTGAGTGGTACATTATGAAGAAGCTGAACGAAGACGCCGGATGGCGCCACTTGACGGTCGTCTTCTccgacgcgcacgtgccgGGTGAGGGCGAGCACAAGATCATGCAATACATCCGCGGCCTGCGCTCGCAGCCCGGCTATGACTACAACACTAGCCACGTCATTCACGGCATGGATGCCGACCTCATCTGCCTCGGTTTGTCGACGCACGAGAAGCATGTCTGCATCTTGCGCAACCAGCTCACCGAGACCTTCCAGCCAGATCACAATCGCTTTTGCTACTTTAACCTAAGCACGTACCGCGAGAAGCTCATGCAGGACTTTGCGAACATCGAGGGCATGCAGTTCgagcgcgtcgtcgacgactTCATCTTTCTCTGCTTCTTCGTCGGCAACGATTTCTTGCCGCACGTGCCGCTCGTGTCCATCAAGACGCGCGGCATTGAGATGCTCCTCGACCACTATGTGCGCGACTTCGCGCTGCACGGCTACTTGACCCAGCTTGGCGAGGTGGACTACGCCCACCTGCACATCTTCCTCATGAACTTCACCTCCAAGTGCATGGTGAAGCTGACGAAGGAGTACTACGGTGTCGTCCGCGCTAAGGAGCGTGCGAAGCAGCACGTCGAGGAGCGCGTCACCAAGACGGAGGCGCAAGTATCGGAGGTGCTGGCGACCTTGCTGCCAGATCGCAGCAACGCACAAGAGGTCAGTGACGCGTTACTGGGGCTCATGTCATCTGCGCGGAAAgagcgcacccgcctcgTGGTGGACAAGCAGCCGCTCGGGTTCTCCTACCTCGACAAGACGTACCGCGACGCGTACTACCAGCACAAGTTCGGCTGGGACCCGTCGACCAACCGTGCCGCCTTCGAGAGGCAAATTCGGCTCTGCTGTGCCGAGTACCTGCGTGGGATGCAGTGGGTGATGCGCTACTACACGAAGGGGTGCCCGTCGTGGGAGTGGTACTTTCCGTACCACTAcgccccgctgctgcaggactTGGCGGCGTTTACGGCAACGGTGAATGTCGAAATGCGCATGAGCGCCCCTCTTCACCCAGTAGAGCAGCTGTTGGCAGTGCTGCCGCGACTGAGTGTGCACGCCCTGcccgaggagctgcacgaGGCCGTGAACGACCCCAAGTCCGTTCTGGGCAAGTTCTACCCTGCCATAGTCAATGTCGACTTTAGCGAAGCCAACTTCTCGTACCAAGGGGTACTGCGTATTCCCTTCATCAACTGCGAGGCCCTCAGCAAGGCGTGCCGACAGCTGGTTGAATTGGAGGAGGACTTTGGCAGCACATTCCTCTATTGCCATGAGTCCACTTCACTGGCGAAGCAGCTAGACGCTCTGACTGGGCCAAGCAACAGCGCATTGCCGCTGGCAACCAGCCTGGCACCCCCGGTGGTGCCGATCCCCGCCTCGTTGGCATCGACGATGCCGATTGCTGGCCGAGTCGGGCGCTATGAAGCGGAGTGGCCTCGacacgaggagctgcagtgCCCCGACCCCGGCATGGCCAAGTCCACGCGCTACGGTGGACCCATCAAGTCGAACCAGGTGAACCAGTACCGCTACGAGCTCAGCACACAGGCCGACTACCGCCCCGTGCTCATGGGCGAGAAGACGACGTTCAAAAAcggggcggcggccgcatcgATGACGTCCAAGCGGCTGGGAATAGAAGAgtcaccgctgcggcaccggAAGCGGGGTCGTGACGCAGACCACATCACCAACAGTAACGACGGTAAACGCAAGAGAGGCTCCAGCCgacacgacgacgacagggACGGGCGCGAGCGCCCCCGCAGCAAcggcgagagggagaagaatGGCGagagccggcgccgcaggaAGGACGGTGACACCTGTGaggcctcttcctccccgcTGCACACCTCATCTTCCAAGCATCGCTCGGGCCACGATGACGACGCTCGGCGCAGCAGTGAGTCGAGGCATCGCTCCAAGGAGGGAAAAAAGAAGCACTCGCAGCACGAGACTCGATCTCGCGAGAGTAAAAGTAAGGCTCACGCCGCACCCTCGTCTTCGTCAGCTCGACGCGCCAAGAAGAGCCGCGAAGCGAAGAAGGAACCGCGACCGTCCGAAAAGGTGGCATCGACCACGCCGTCGCGGCACGGTcatcgacagcggcgcgtgtgA